The nucleotide window TTCCCGTCCCCGATTCCGATACCGGATCCAACATGGCACACACCATGGCGGCGGCGGTGGAAGAAGTTCACCGACGTTTCGGGCCCGACCCCGACGTAGAATCCCTCACCCTTGATGACGTCGCGGGGGCACTGGCGGCAGGATCCGTGCGCGGCGCGCGCGGCAACTCCGGGGTTGTGCTCAGCCAAGTGTGGCGGGGGATAGCCGAAGCAACCGCAGGTGGTCGAGTAGATGGCAACACCATCAGCCGCGCTCTTACCCTCGCTCGAGCCATGGTCGACCGGGCTATCGCGGACCCCGTCGAAGGGACCGTCATCACCGTGCTGCGCTCCGCAGCAGTCGCCGCCGAAGACGCCGTCAATCACCAGGCGCCCCTGTATGACGTCGTCCAGCAGGCCACAACAGCCGCAAAAACAGCATTGCAAAATACCCCCTCGCAACTCAGTGCCCTGCGCGAAGCAGGGGTGGTAGACGCAGGTGGTGCAGGCTTCGTCGTGCTGCTATCCAGCCTGCTGTCCTACCTCGAAGGCACACCGGTTGAAACGCATCCGACAATTGTCGATGACCTAGCCAACCAGCCAGAAATGGAGGTCATGGCGTACCTGGAATCGACTGGTGAGCGGCAGATCGACCTTGACGCCCTGCGTACAGCACTCGAAGGCATGGGCAACAGCCTCATCATCGCCCCCGAAGGCCACGCCGCCCAGACCCACATTCACACAACCCAACCAGGCGAGGTCGTGGAACTGCTCTACACCAGCGCCCCCATCGTCAGCGGCCTGAGGCTCGAAGTGCTGCCCCCAGCTCCCGCGACGTCACAACCCGAACGCGTCCTGGTGGCCGTGGTGCCCGAAGGGCCCCTCGTGAACCTCTTCGAGGACGCAGGCGTGCGCGTGCTCAGCCCCAGCAACAACACCAGCCCCACTGCCACCTTCAACGAAGACGCCGTCAATGCCTTCGCCGCATCCCTACGGGCAGAAGCCGCCACAGAAGTCGTCCTCATCCCCAACGGTGTGCTCAGCCGCCGCGACTTGATCTCCGCAGAACTCGCGTGCACAGCCGCCGGCAAAACACTGAGCATCGTCCACAGTGACTGCCCCGTCCGCGGAATCGCCGCCCTCGCCGTCCACGACCCCGCATCCCCCTTCGCCGTCGACTGCTTCAGCATGGGCGACGCAGCCTCCAGCATGCGGGTCGCACGCATCGTCGATAACACCACCCCCAACACCTACGCATCCTACGCAGACTGGCAATACGGAGCCTTCAACGCACGTGTCTTCGACGACGCACCACTAGCCACCGCAACCACCGTCCAACAATGCCTCCTAGACACCTGCACCCACATGCTCCAACGTGGCGGCGAACTAGTGACCCTCCTACAGGGCGAACCCTTCCTAGACGACAATGACGTCGCTGAACTTCAGCAACAACTCAACCACGCGCGCGACGGACTCGACGTCGGCGACATCTCTGTCGTCAGCGTCCACGCCGAGGGGATCCGCCCACTGGTTGAAATCGGGGTCGAATAATGCTTGGCTGGCACGACGATCGCCCACTCGGCAGCATCATCCCACCCAAACAAGCCGCCAAGCTCGACTTCGACAACGTCTACGAACTACTGACCTACTATCCGCGCGCCTGGGCATCCCACGGCAGCGGAGTAGACATTGACGCCGCGAACGACGGTGACGTCGTCACTTTCGTCGGCACCATCGCACGGGCACAATCCGGCTACACCTCCGCCGGAAAATTCATGCACCGGGTCGACGTTGACGTCCAGTCACCCCTAGGGGCACGAAGCATCAACGCCACCTTCTTCCAAGCACGCCTGCCCGCCAAACAACTCACACAAGGCGCCCGCGTGATGATGTCCGGAAAAGTAAAATTCTTCCGCGGCAACCCCCAAGTCTCACACCCCACCTACGTCGTCATCACCGACCCAGACGCACACACCACCACACCCCGCCGACGCACCACCGGTGGAGGGGGCCTGACACAGCTCAGCGACTACGGATCCCCCGAACAACTCCAAGAACTCATGGAATCCCTGGACTACCTCGCCATCTACCCCGCGCGCAAAGGCACAACCTCCTGGGCCATCCTCGGAGCAGTCAACGCCGTCCTCCAAGCCACACCACCCATACGCGAACCACTCGGCGACACACCAGAAGACCTCCCCAGCTTTGACGAGGCAATCCGCGGCATCCACCAACCAGACCACCGCGGCCCACGCCCCTTCGTCGACCGCATTAAGTACAACGAAGCCCTCGCCCTCGCCCTCGTCATGGCACTGCGCCGAGCGGACACCGCCCACCGCACAGCACCCCCATGCCCACCCACACCAGAGCCCTCATGGCAGCAACTCACAGCAAGCCTGCCATTCGAGCAAACCAGCGGCCAACGCGATGTCATCGCTGACATCTCCCGCGACCTCAGCAGCACCCACCCCATGAGCCGACTACTACAAGGAGAAGTTGGCTCGGGTAAAACACTGGTCGCCCTGGCTGCCATGCTCCAAGTCGTCGACGCCGGAAAGCAATGCGCCTTCCTCGCCCCCACCGAAGTACTCGCGGTCCAACACGCACGCGGCATCACCAACATGCTCGGCCGCGCGGGGCTGGGAACTTCTGTGGTGTGCCTGACCGGCTCCATGAGCACCGCCGCCAAACGCGACGCCCTGCTATCGATCATCTCCGGGCAGGCCGACATTGTCGTTGGCACCCACGCGCTCATTCAAGACAGCGTCGAATTTTTCGAGCTGGGGCTCGTGATCGTCGACGAGCAGCATCGCTTCGGTGTCCAACAGCGCGATCGTCTGCGGCACACCGGTAGCGATGTCATACCCCACCTGCTGGTCATGACCGCCACCCCCATTCCCCGCACCATCGCGATGACAACATTCGGCGACTTGGACGTCTCCACACTCACCCAGCTACCCGGCGGGCGTAAACCCATCACCAGCGTCGTTGTGCCCGAAGAAAAACCCGCGTGGGTGGCGCGCGCCTGGGAACGCATTCGTGAAGAAGTCAACGCAGGCCACCAAGCGTATGTAGTGTGCCCGCGCATCGAAGGCGACGGTGGGGTAGAGGCCGTTGCCCTCATGCTCGGACAACAGATTTTCCCGGACCTGCGGGTGGCAGCACTCCACGGGCGCATGCACCCAGAAGACAAAGATGCTGTGATGGCATCCTTCGGTCGAGGTGATATTGATGTGCTGGTGTCAACCACCGTCATCGAAGTTGGCATCGACGTGCCCAATGCCACCGTGATGTACATCCGCGAGGCCGATAATTTTGGGGTATCACAGTTGCATCAGTTGCGGGGACGCGTCGGGCGTGGCGGGCACGCGTCATTGTGCTTGCTGCACACCCACCAGCCGATCGACAGTGATTCCTATACCCGGTTGAGCGACATCGCCGCCACCAGTGACGGTTTTAAACTTGCCGAACTTGATCTGCGCTCCCGTCACGAGGGCGACGTGTTGGGTACCGTCCAGTCCGGAAAAACGAAGTCCGTCAAGCTGCTGTCGTTGATTGATGACGCCGCGTTGATTGAACGCGCAAACCGTGACGCGGCGTCATTGGTGGAAAAAAATATTGAGCTTGCCCGCCGCTTAGTCAGTGATATTGAAGTGGACGCGCGCGAGTTCATCGATAAGAGTTAGACTTTATCCCCATGAACATTTGTGCCCCCTTCGCTGGCATCGTGCACTACCGGGTTGACCCCGGTACGCGGGTTGAAACCGGCACTATTGTGGCGACGATTGAGGCTGTGAAGTTGGACGCCCCATTACTGGCGCCAGGTCCGGGGATCGTTGGGCAGAAATTATGCGCGGACTATGCCGATGTCGAAGGCGGGCAAGCAGTGTTGACCCTAGAGGAAGGCTGACAGCACAGTGGGACAAACTCGAATCATTTCCGGTGTAGCCCGTGGACGCAAGATTAGCGTTCCGCCGCGTGGCACCCGGCCGACCTCTGATCGCGCGCGAGAGGGACTTTTTTCATCCCTTGCCGTTCGTTTTGGATTCGAAGGCCGCCGCGTACTCGACCTGTTTGCCGGTTCGGGGGCGCTAGGGCTGGAGGCCGCCTCACGCGGGGCGGAAGAGGTTGTTTTGGTAGATGAATCCCCGGCAGCCGTGGAAACCATCCGGCGCAATATCGAGGTCGTTGGTCACCCGCGCGTCAGCGTGGTGGAGATGAAAGCCTCGAGCTATGTGGCATCTGCACAGGCCGGCTACTTCGACATGGTTTTGGCTGATCCTCCATATGATCTCTCGGACGAGGCCGTCAACGAGATGGTGCGGGCGTTGCTTCCCTGTCTGAGGGACGGCGCCGCAGTGATCGTGGAACGGCACGTGGATTCCCCCAATACCGACTGGCCTGAATGCCTTATCCCTACCACCCAGAAGTTAAAGAAACGTACCTTTGGCATCGCACGCATGGACATGGCTGTGTTTGATGCGGAACTATACGCTCCCGCGAGCGGAGAGGAGTCCTAGTGCGCGTCGTATGCCCAGGCTCATTCGACCCTGTCACCATGGGGCACTTAGATGTGTTCGAACGAGCCGCACGGCAGTTTGAGCGCGTCACAGTGCTAGTGACGCACAACCCGAACAAGCAAGGGATGTTCACGGTCGAAGAACGCATGCAGCTCATAGAGCAGGCCGCCGCTGATCTAGACAACGTTGATGTTGATTCTTGGAGCGGGCTGCTGGTTGATTACACCACCAACCATGGGGTGAGCGTACTGGTTAAGGGTCTACGCAGCGGATTGGACTATGAATATGAGCTGCCCATGGCTCAGATGAACCACCGCATGACGGGCTTGGATACATTTTTCCTGCTCACTGATCCCAAATACGGCTACATTTCCTCCACGCTCAGCAAAGAAGTTGCTCGCTACGGTGGGGACACATCGGGGATTCTTCCACCGAACGTGGTTGAAGCGTTGAATAAGAAATTGGCTTAAGCGCCATGGCCCTCGCGTTGACAGTCGGGCTCGTGGTGGCTCTTGGCGCCGGTCTGCAGCGTGTTGCGGGCATGGGGCTCGGTCTGATTGCCGCAACAATCCTGTCCATAGTTATCGGCCCTGTTGAAGGCGTCATGATTGTCAATGTGCTGGCGGTCATCACAGCCTTCGGGACGGCGTGGGCTGCGCGCGCGGATATCGACTGGAGACATTTCGCGCTGATCGCGCCTGTGCTCGTGCTTGGTTCGATACCCGCGGCGTTATTAATCACTCGCATTGATAAATCCGGATTGCAGGTGCTCGTCGGGGTAACGCTGCTTATCGCTCTGACTACCGTGATGTTTGGACAACGTCATATTCCCCGCGTGCATTCACCTGTGTGGGCAGTCATCGCTGGCATCATCGGTGGTTTCACGAACACCTTGGCTGCCATCGCCGGCCCCGTGATCACCGTGTATGCTCAGGCATCTCGTTGGGACCACCATAAATTCGCAGCCACGTTGCAGCCCCTGTTCATTGTCACGGGTGCGGTGTCTGTTGCGACGAAAACCCGCTTTGGTGCCGGCAGCGTGGCGCACACAGCACCCAGCGTGTGGGTGGCTGGTGTCATCGGCTTGACTGCTGGACTCGTAGTGGGCGGTAAGGTGGCGCGCCGTGTGCCGCGGAAACGGGCCAGGCAGCTGGCGCTCAGTGTCGCATTCCTTGGTGCGATCGCTGCGCTGGTCCGTGGCCTAGTTGGCTAAAAAGCGCAACATAGAGCGGTGGGGATTTATCGTGGGGATGAGCCCTGCAGATTAGGGCAGTGGCTTAGAGCAGGTTAGATAGGAATTCACGGGTACGGTTGTGCTGGGGGTTGTCGATTACTTGCTGGGGCGTTCCGTGTTCGACGATGACGCCTCCGTCCATGAACGCAACCTGGTCGGCAACCTCCCTGGCGAAACCAATCTCGTGTGTCACCACGAGCATGGTCATGCCTTCACGCGCAAGGGAGCGCATGACCTGCAAAACCTCGCCGACCAAT belongs to Corynebacterium argentoratense DSM 44202 and includes:
- a CDS encoding sulfite exporter TauE/SafE family protein, with product MALALTVGLVVALGAGLQRVAGMGLGLIAATILSIVIGPVEGVMIVNVLAVITAFGTAWAARADIDWRHFALIAPVLVLGSIPAALLITRIDKSGLQVLVGVTLLIALTTVMFGQRHIPRVHSPVWAVIAGIIGGFTNTLAAIAGPVITVYAQASRWDHHKFAATLQPLFIVTGAVSVATKTRFGAGSVAHTAPSVWVAGVIGLTAGLVVGGKVARRVPRKRARQLALSVAFLGAIAALVRGLVG
- a CDS encoding acetyl-CoA carboxylase biotin carboxyl carrier protein subunit; the protein is MNICAPFAGIVHYRVDPGTRVETGTIVATIEAVKLDAPLLAPGPGIVGQKLCADYADVEGGQAVLTLEEG
- the rsmD gene encoding 16S rRNA (guanine(966)-N(2))-methyltransferase RsmD, with translation MGQTRIISGVARGRKISVPPRGTRPTSDRAREGLFSSLAVRFGFEGRRVLDLFAGSGALGLEAASRGAEEVVLVDESPAAVETIRRNIEVVGHPRVSVVEMKASSYVASAQAGYFDMVLADPPYDLSDEAVNEMVRALLPCLRDGAAVIVERHVDSPNTDWPECLIPTTQKLKKRTFGIARMDMAVFDAELYAPASGEES
- a CDS encoding DAK2 domain-containing protein, translated to MDSKVTGASADSPYPTALDGAGVYRWACVAAAALGEHRAEINAMNVFPVPDSDTGSNMAHTMAAAVEEVHRRFGPDPDVESLTLDDVAGALAAGSVRGARGNSGVVLSQVWRGIAEATAGGRVDGNTISRALTLARAMVDRAIADPVEGTVITVLRSAAVAAEDAVNHQAPLYDVVQQATTAAKTALQNTPSQLSALREAGVVDAGGAGFVVLLSSLLSYLEGTPVETHPTIVDDLANQPEMEVMAYLESTGERQIDLDALRTALEGMGNSLIIAPEGHAAQTHIHTTQPGEVVELLYTSAPIVSGLRLEVLPPAPATSQPERVLVAVVPEGPLVNLFEDAGVRVLSPSNNTSPTATFNEDAVNAFAASLRAEAATEVVLIPNGVLSRRDLISAELACTAAGKTLSIVHSDCPVRGIAALAVHDPASPFAVDCFSMGDAASSMRVARIVDNTTPNTYASYADWQYGAFNARVFDDAPLATATTVQQCLLDTCTHMLQRGGELVTLLQGEPFLDDNDVAELQQQLNHARDGLDVGDISVVSVHAEGIRPLVEIGVE
- the coaD gene encoding pantetheine-phosphate adenylyltransferase, with protein sequence MRVVCPGSFDPVTMGHLDVFERAARQFERVTVLVTHNPNKQGMFTVEERMQLIEQAAADLDNVDVDSWSGLLVDYTTNHGVSVLVKGLRSGLDYEYELPMAQMNHRMTGLDTFFLLTDPKYGYISSTLSKEVARYGGDTSGILPPNVVEALNKKLA
- a CDS encoding ATP-dependent DNA helicase RecG, with amino-acid sequence MLGWHDDRPLGSIIPPKQAAKLDFDNVYELLTYYPRAWASHGSGVDIDAANDGDVVTFVGTIARAQSGYTSAGKFMHRVDVDVQSPLGARSINATFFQARLPAKQLTQGARVMMSGKVKFFRGNPQVSHPTYVVITDPDAHTTTPRRRTTGGGGLTQLSDYGSPEQLQELMESLDYLAIYPARKGTTSWAILGAVNAVLQATPPIREPLGDTPEDLPSFDEAIRGIHQPDHRGPRPFVDRIKYNEALALALVMALRRADTAHRTAPPCPPTPEPSWQQLTASLPFEQTSGQRDVIADISRDLSSTHPMSRLLQGEVGSGKTLVALAAMLQVVDAGKQCAFLAPTEVLAVQHARGITNMLGRAGLGTSVVCLTGSMSTAAKRDALLSIISGQADIVVGTHALIQDSVEFFELGLVIVDEQHRFGVQQRDRLRHTGSDVIPHLLVMTATPIPRTIAMTTFGDLDVSTLTQLPGGRKPITSVVVPEEKPAWVARAWERIREEVNAGHQAYVVCPRIEGDGGVEAVALMLGQQIFPDLRVAALHGRMHPEDKDAVMASFGRGDIDVLVSTTVIEVGIDVPNATVMYIREADNFGVSQLHQLRGRVGRGGHASLCLLHTHQPIDSDSYTRLSDIAATSDGFKLAELDLRSRHEGDVLGTVQSGKTKSVKLLSLIDDAALIERANRDAASLVEKNIELARRLVSDIEVDAREFIDKS